Genomic segment of Salvia hispanica cultivar TCC Black 2014 chromosome 2, UniMelb_Shisp_WGS_1.0, whole genome shotgun sequence:
TCGAAAGTCTCGGCACGGATGATTTCTTGCAAATGGCTGCCGCGACCAGGACGCTGGACGGCATCATTGATACCGTGTCGGCGCCGCATCCGCTCCTGCCGTTGATGAGCCTGCTGAAGCTTCACGCTAGGGTTATCATGGTTGGGAATCCCGAGAAGCCGCTCGAGCTTCCTGTGTTTCCTCTGCTTATTGGTGAGTCGTGTTTTTAAGCGTTGGAATATTTGCATGTGAGTTGTCTCTTTTTATggtattattaatttgatggGGGAGTGGATGGATGGATGGAtggattgattgattgattggtAGGGAGGAAGTCGATATTGGGAAGCGGGATTGGAGGAATGAAAGAGACGCAAGAGATGGTGGATTTTGCGGCGAAGCACAACATATTGCCGGATGTGGAGATGATCCCGATAGACTACGTCAACAGTAACACTGCTATGGAGCGTCTCTTGAAGTCTGATGTTAAGTATCGCTTTGTCATTGACGTTGCCAGTTCCTTGAAAGCCAACTAGGGTGGCCATCTCCGTTTGatacaaatataatacttaATGACTGATGTTGTTTGTTATCGAGACAAAGCAAATTATAAGTTGTGTTCCGGGATTTCTTTGTCGGTTCTTTTCTGAACCGTATTAAAAATTGAACCGCATataatttagtactccctccgtcccccgattaagagtcacagtttgaccggacacgagttttaagaaatgtaaaaaaaagttggttgaaaaagttagtggaatgtgggaccctttttttctattagttttataataaaatgtgagtaaattgagttagtggaatgtaggatgtacttactatttatggtaaaaataaagtgtgactcttaattggggacgggccaaaatggaaaagtgtgactcttaatcggggacggagagagtaatatatatactataagcATATAACATTATTGTTGTCCTACTTTATAAATTGCATTCTCGAGGTCTCTCTTTTTCAATATACCCTAGTTGATAATCCTTCATTGGCTGAATGCTCTCTTTTCTGCTCTAGTTGTATTAGTGTTTATAATTGATTTCTTCTGTGTAATACTAATCGATAGGGCATACACTCATTGTTTACGTTGAGTACCGCCAATCATCGTATCAACAGATGCTTTCATCTTGAACTTGTGATGACATTGATGGTTCCTTGAACGTCGACTAGGGCGGCTTTTATTGAGAATATTCGTTAGTACTATCTTTTTGACCTATTATCAATCCTTTTCCAGAGATAGTTAAAGAAGTGTTGATCGAGCTAGTGTTTTGATATTTGGTATCGTTTGCtattctatatataatactcctaagTGGTTAGTAACTTAAGCAAACTAATGTGCCTGCGTATGCATATATGCATATTCCATTCAAGAATATTCTAACTATTTTAGTAATCAATTATACTTTCTCTATCCTCATtatggagtacatttttttcaatttggtCATTTCCTAATAAGCATTGAGAGCAACCGTTCACAAGTTTGGTATGCATATTAATATGAATTTGGCCGGTTTATATAATGCTTATCAAAAGCCACGCAGAGTCGTGTCGGATCATATGAAAGTTTGGTCCATGTTGCATGTGCATGACAGTATGAGGATTTAGTGTGTGTGATTGTAATTGGAAGACATAtaatgtgattaattattatattaattcactgtaaattaaattgtaatattAGTTTAATTGAAAGATATgattatgactaattatcatataattatttatttaggatttaaattatactGTAATAAAATTCAGTCTCATAGATTTaatgagattaattaaatgtactagtatatatttaatcattagACTTTTTGGATCGAAAATGTAAAAAGTAACTTAAGTTTTTTGACTTGTTGCAAATTCATTGATTACAAGTATTTCAACAATCGTTACAACATCGTACTATATATTTGAAACTGATTGTGTAATAAGTGACATAATTTTTTGACTCCGTGGCAAATTCGATGATTCTTAGGACTTGGGAGTATTAATATCTTAATACTAGGATGTTAATTAGGTAcgtatttcttaattatatgaCTCATAACtcattagttatttttttattatatgacTCATCAACTTATCTATtcagagtatatttttaaatttattactcaattaattaatactcctattatagggaaaatgaatggaataaataattaatatatgtagCATTGCAAATTTGCCATACCACTAGTCGTTTCATTTCCATCATCTCAAAATTCTCTCCCCAAATTTGTTGATTTCATCTGCAAATCTCTGACGATGAGTTCTGATTCAACATCAAATCCATCCAATTCCAACGCAACACCAACCCCAATCAACCCCAAGGAATCCAAGTCGGAATCCGCCCCCGCCCCCGCCCCCGCCCCCACgaccgccaccgccaccgccaccaccatcaccaccaccgccaGCGATGCAGCCGGCTATGCTCCCTACCCGAAACTGGCGCCGGACGACGTCGCTCCAGTCGCCGACACTTGGAGCTCCGCCCCCCCTCCCGTCACCGCCCCCACCGGCTCAAATCCATATGTCTCCACCGATCCCGTGCCCGTGCCCCCCTCTCCGATCAAGAGTATGAAcaatcattttcttcttctatgtTTCCCCTCATAAACGCTTgtattttcccccaaattatTACAGGTAACGTGGATAAGATGAAGGAAGTGCTGGGTAAATGGGGAAAGAAAGCTAGCGTAGCCTCTAAGAAGGCTGAAGACTTGGCTGGGAACATGTGGCAAAACTGTCAGTAATCCTCGCCTATTCCATTTCGTTTAATTTCAGATTTATGTCAATTCTTCGTGACCATCACCCTTTTGATTTGGTTCTTCAATTGAGAATTGGTGTTGGTAAGATTGGATTGTATGAATCTTTGCTATTTTTATAGGTTACATCTCTTATGTGTCACTTTGATGGAAAATGATGGaaagtaattattttccaCTCTTTCCCACAAATTTCACATCTTCACCCTAAGAGAACATGGGATATAAAAAGTAGGACCACTAAAATGTGACTATGTCTAATTGTCTTTCCATTTCCTTATCCCTCATTTTCCTATCATAATTTGCAAAAGAGAGAGCATTATGCATATGTTGTCGTCTGATATGTTGCCTCCTTCGCACATTTCAATATACACTTATGGAAGAttgagataatattttttgagtGGCTGTATCTTAAGTCTTAACAATGTTAAGTTGTGcaatttctgaaaatttgtGATGCACATATTATGTCGTGACCTTATGCTTATTTCTGGCCATTATAACTagtagatatatatatacaatactTATTCAAGGTCTGATCtttagattttgttttttttgtgctCTGTTGCAACACCTGTTAAAATGCTTTTCCTTGTAATATGACATATGTGTTTCCTGGAAGGCTAGCATGCAGATGTTAAGACCATTATGGAATTCAAGTATAAACTTTCGcttctttttagtttaattttactGTTATGAAAGACTACAATTGATTCTCTAACTCCCTTCAAGGTTACAAGATAATGAAACCTGTACCATATGTCCTTGGCTCGTCAGGAAGATATATTAGATAATCTGTTCAGTGCTTTACAAAAAGTAACTTCATTTCTGACTCCAAATGGTTGTAAGATGGAATATCTATGTGGAAAGAGTTTATGCTGATTTCTATGATTTGGACGTGGCAAAGTCTGCTCTTTCTTGACCTCTTAACAACTGGAAgtgttataattataataagttGTTGTGCTAGTTTCTGATAAATACTTGCTTAAATTAGTGAAAACGGGACCAAGTATCACAGACGCTGCTGTTGGAAGGATAGCACGGAGCACCAAGGTTATGTCAGAAGGTGGATATGAAAAGGTCTTTCAGAATACATTTGAAAATGCCCCAGAAGAAAAGATGCTGAAATATTATGGATGCTATTTGTCTACATCTGCGGGTCCTGTTGCTGGAGTCCTTTATCTGTCTACTGCAAAAGTAGCATTTTGCAGTGATGATCCTCTTTCATACAAGGTTCCGGAGTCGGAGGAGGTTCGTATGAGCTATTACAAGGTACGATTTTTCACCCTTTTGTGAAACAGGCATCCGTTTGTCATATCTTGGAGTTATTCCTCTCTCACACTAcaccttttcttttataaactAGCAAATATGGAAGAAAAATCATTAAGGGTGGTTCTTGTGTAGTTTCATTGCAATCACATGAAAGGAGCCTTCTTCAAAATCTTAATTACCCCTGTTTTGATTTCTTATTCAAAATCCCTGTGTTGTTAAGAAAAGTAGAGCTTCGACCATCCTATCCTTTGCGGAacatattaatgaaaatagatGCCCCAAGTTGAAGTCGCCTCTTCTCCTTTGAACAGATAATTCTCCGTTCTCTTTAGATTTCTCTAACAGCACATATTGGTGATTCACGCAGGTGGTTATCACGTTGCAGCAACTGAAAGCGGTTAATACTTCAACAAGCCAAACAAACTCAGTTGAGAAATATATCCAGATTATTTCCGTGGACAATCATGAATTCTGGTTCATGGGATTCGTCTACTACGACAGTGCTGTTAAAAATTTACAAGGTGTGTTGCAGGTTCGTCAGTCGTAACTATTTATAAAGACTGGAAGTTCGTATGGTGTGCTTTGTTTGGAGTCGTCGGAAGGCTCACATTTGAATGTGGTTGAAGATTGATATGTTTCATATAAGCCATTAAACCGATCTACACTgcatttcttcattttttagtgAACGTAAATAGCGAATGTAATGTGTTGTAAATGTGGTTCCTTGTTTTATTGTAATAGTAATACTTATAGGATTGTTTGGTTTGAGTGATTAtgtattattgataaaataatttaatttaatcaaatatttggTATAAATGGTTCAATTATTTTCAGTCGGCGCTCTAATCATCTTCAATCCTACAATGCAAATCCCAATGAAAGCACTTAAAGTCATAAATAAGTTGGATATGTATATTATTCATACATGTTACATCAGTTTTTCGGTCCTcaaacatttataatttatgataacTCCTtccttttttctaaaaaaaaatcagtaatGGTTTTTCATATACCCTTATAATAACTCGAATTCAACctataaattaaaggtgaagTGTCTAAGAAACTAAGCTACGTTTCATTGTCAACTCATCCCTCTCAAGTCTCATCAATTGAGATAATTCATTTGATCCgtaaattacatatttgttGCCATGCAAATGATATGCGACATGTCTCGTACCTTGATTGTAGTGATGCTTTCAGACTTTATTCTAGTATTCCACAATTACAGTGGACCCCGCCTTTAATAGAGAACCACAAAAAGTCTTTTCGAAACTATTGTCAGTTAGAAGTAAGCAATtttccaaaatccaaaaatctaATACGAACCAAACCAAAccagaatttaaaatttgatttggattttttaattttttttaaattttggctGTTAGAACCGGATTGGATATTCTAAAATCCAAAGTtatccaaaatataaaatacatttATATACTTACATTATAGTATGTActgtattataaaaatatattgtaattaCAAACGTAACAAATATAAACCTTTGTGTTATGACAATTCTAATGATATCTTGGTATattagattttcaaatttttttatattgaattttcaaaatttggatttttagtagtatttcattaTTAGATTTTTcggggtttttttttatcgaatGAAACATGTTTAGGCTTCGAATTTTCTGATTCACAACAACATAAAGAttaaaaggaagaaaaaaaccGTTAAGGCAAgaacatttttattaaaaaatgaaaaatcaattatagttcaatttttttaaaacatgtattagttaattagtagtattaattttggcTATTTAAATGAGTTAGTTATAAAATCGCATCTATTATTAGAAATCCGAAAATATTCAGCAGTTTCAATCTTATTAGTCGAAAGGCCTAATTTATTCGTAGACTACTTTTTGAGGAAATAATTTTATCGTTAGAAGTTAAAAAgtggaattaaaaaaacaccaaCACAACgagtttttgagaaaatatccgtttttcaaaaaaatagttaaaaaatcAGAGTATAATATTCCGTCCCTCCACACGTTCGTATTTCGCACAGAAAAAAaagctctctctcttccttctctctctccaaacaccaaaaatgagaAACAGAAACGCATTGTATCCATTTGTTTTGTGATTGCCCACCTTCCTTTCGTTTTTTCTATACTAAGGAAAATAGGTGAATCGATGCCCCTATTTTTCATAATGATTTTAGTCTGATCACGGAATTTGATCAATTGTTAGCATTGCATGCATTTGCAGATTTTATTCTTAATGTCATAATCGCGACATGACGAATGTGAACAACAATGCAGCAGCGGCAGAGTCCTCGCAGGTGCGTTTCTGAAATGCACGATCTCGATGATGATCtgattaatataattagtattttttgttttttgtgtgtttttattcAATGTTAATCTCGATTCAGGCGGAAGCTGGTGGTGGCAAAAATGAGCCGCCCCCGCCGCCTGCACCGCCAAATCCCGATCTTCATGCTGGGAGCAAGGTACTCAGGAATTCAATTGATGAAtctgtatttgtttttttatcaacACGTTGATACTATTGGGATTATGCTTGTATTTGAAACGTGAATTTCGATAATTTTGGAGGAGACATCGAAATTCATGCTTAGGATGTAAAGTGGTGAAGATGAATTATGGTGATTGGCATTGAGTCtggttttgtttttcctttgaGGTTAAGTTTATGGATGAGTGgaagagagagatgaaaagtcatatatttggaaaaatagGACGAGGTAGTGAAAGTTGATATTGCATGATAAATAACCTAAAAAGGCTTCAAAATTTTTCGTAATTACTAAAGGGATGGATAGCTGCTCCAGCTAGCACCTTTATGGCTTAAAGTGTGGAATTCAGGGGAAGAGTTTTGGCTTGTAACAAGATCTGGACTCTTGATTTGACCATGTATTGGACCTCATGGGTAACAGTTAAAGCTTTAATTTCAATGTGATACGTTCACGAGATCTATGCAGTGACCTGTCGCTCAGCCACATTTTGCATTGGATGaagtaaattatatttttatcaatatcaACTGGGTGATTGAGGGTAAAAATGGGGTATTAACAGGAAACATGAACTAATATGtcgattttaaaaaaatttcctaTTTCATCTAATAATCACTAATGAGAATTCAGGCAGTATCCTGTGACGGTGTCCTGGCATTTAAACCTACTTATGTTAGTATCTAACTTCATCTTTTGCATCGGATGACATCTTATCCAAGCTCTTTACTTTACATCTTCGCAGGTATACAAAAGTGGCCCACTATTTTTGTCATCAAAAGGTATTGTTTgccaataaaaaaagaagatatacATGTTGCTCtcacttcatttcattttctgatttgatattttgggTCGAAAATCCAAGTCGAGATTGTATGGTAGAAGGTATTGTCTTGAGCTAAACATTATGAATCCATGACCCTGTCAATGTTAATTGTTTAGTTGCAGAAATCTAGTTCACTGCAGTgacaaaatcaaatgatttgGTGCAAAGTCTTGCGTGTATTTATAACTCTTTTAGTGTAACTCGTCTATATATTATATCGGTGGTATATACTATGTAGTTTTACTGTAGAATGACTTCAATACCTCTCCAACATTCCTCAGTAAATTCTTTATACATTACAACCGGGA
This window contains:
- the LOC125203607 gene encoding GEM-like protein 1 — translated: MSSDSTSNPSNSNATPTPINPKESKSESAPAPAPAPTTATATATTITTTASDAAGYAPYPKLAPDDVAPVADTWSSAPPPVTAPTGSNPYVSTDPVPVPPSPIKSNVDKMKEVLGKWGKKASVASKKAEDLAGNMWQNLKTGPSITDAAVGRIARSTKVMSEGGYEKVFQNTFENAPEEKMLKYYGCYLSTSAGPVAGVLYLSTAKVAFCSDDPLSYKVPESEEVRMSYYKVVITLQQLKAVNTSTSQTNSVEKYIQIISVDNHEFWFMGFVYYDSAVKNLQGVLQVRQS